The following are encoded together in the Bos taurus isolate L1 Dominette 01449 registration number 42190680 breed Hereford chromosome 10, ARS-UCD2.0, whole genome shotgun sequence genome:
- the OR4Q3 gene encoding LOW QUALITY PROTEIN: olfactory receptor 4Q3 (The sequence of the model RefSeq protein was modified relative to this genomic sequence to represent the inferred CDS: inserted 1 base in 1 codon): protein MKKENDSKVTEFVLLGLSSSLELQLFLFLIFLLFYMAIVLGNLLIVVTVRADTHLLQSPMYYFLGHLSFIDLCLSCVTVPKMLGDFVQEDKIISFSGCLAQICFLHFLGASEMFLLTAMAYDRYVAICNPLQYLTVMNHQLCLQMVFACWCGGFVHSITQVTLVIQLPFCGPNKLDNFYCDVPQVIKLACTDTYVVEVLMVSNSGLLSLVCFLVLLFSYAVILVTLRTRFRQGQNRALSTCASHLTVVSLIFVPCVFIYLRPFCSFSVDKVFSVFYTVITPMLNPLIYTLRNTDMKTAMKKLRXKTCDILLPCPRMNRKR, encoded by the exons atgaaaaaagaaaatgattctaaGGTGACAGAATTTGTTCTTCTGGGTCTATCATCATCCTTGGAGCTGCAGCtatttctcttcttaatatttctgttgttttacatGGCCATTGTCCTGGGAAACCTCTTGATAGTGGTAACGGTGCGAGCTGATACTCACCTGCTCCAATCACCTATGTACTATTTTTTGGGCCACCTGTCCTTCATTGACCTATGCCTGAGCTGTGTTACTGTGCCCAAGATGTTAGGAGATTTCGTACAGGAGGACAAGATCATCTCTTTTTCCGGATGCCTGGCCCAGATCTGCTTCCTGCACTTTCTGGGAGCCAGTGAGATGTTTCTGCTGACAGCCATGGCCTATGATAGGTATGTTGCCATATGTAATCCTTTGCAGTACCTGACAGTCATGAACCACCAGCTGTGCCTTCAGATGGTTTTTGCCTGTTGGTGTGGGGGTTTTGTCCATTCTATCACACAGGTCACACTGGTCATTCAGCTGCCCTTCTGTGGGCCCAATAAACTGGACAACTTCTACTGTGACGTCCCACAGGTCATCAAGCTAGCCTGCACAGACACATATGTAGTAGAAGTGCTGATGGTCTCGAACAGTGGTCTATTGTCTCTTGTCTGTTTCTTGGTTTTGCTCTTCTCTTATGCTGTCATCCTGGTCACCCTGAGAACTCGCTTCCGCCAGGGCCAGAACAGGGCACTCTCTACCTGTGCCTCCCACCTAACAGTGGTCAGTCTGATCTTTGTGCCGTGTGTATTCATCTACCTGAGACCTTTCTGCAGCTTCTCTGTGGACAAAGTTTTCTCTGTCTTCTACACAGTGATCACACCTATGTTGAACCCCCTCATTTATACTCTCAGAAACACTGATATGAAGACAGCTATGAAGAAGCTGA AAAAAACATGTGACATCCTGCTGCCATGTCCAAGAATGAACAGGAAGAGgtga